The Snodgrassella alvi wkB2 genome window below encodes:
- the modB gene encoding molybdate ABC transporter permease subunit, translating into MAAAWIALALSLKIALWATAINLVLGVGIGYVLARKAVWGKELIDTILTLPMVMPPTVLGYYLLVLIGKNGFIGQWLERYLGINLIFTWQGAVVAATIVSFPLVFKPARAAFESLDSQLEQAARVLGISNAGVFLRITLPLAWRGILAGVLLAFARSMGEFGATLMVAGSIPGQTQTLSIAVYEAVQAGDDYLANTLVLIISVVCILILLLTGKLLSGKVPMTNLK; encoded by the coding sequence ATGGCTGCGGCCTGGATTGCTCTTGCCCTGTCACTTAAAATCGCCCTGTGGGCAACTGCTATCAATCTGGTTCTGGGGGTTGGTATAGGTTATGTACTTGCCCGTAAAGCTGTCTGGGGTAAGGAGCTGATTGATACCATTCTCACTTTGCCAATGGTAATGCCGCCAACGGTACTGGGATACTACTTACTGGTTCTGATTGGAAAAAATGGCTTTATTGGTCAGTGGCTGGAACGTTATCTGGGTATTAATCTGATTTTCACCTGGCAGGGTGCTGTTGTAGCGGCAACAATCGTATCGTTTCCTCTGGTATTCAAACCGGCACGTGCTGCATTTGAAAGTCTGGATTCCCAGCTGGAGCAGGCAGCGCGTGTTCTGGGTATCAGTAATGCCGGAGTATTTCTGCGCATTACTCTGCCGCTGGCCTGGAGAGGTATTCTGGCCGGCGTATTACTGGCATTTGCACGCAGTATGGGTGAATTCGGTGCTACGCTGATGGTGGCAGGCAGCATTCCGGGGCAGACACAAACTCTGTCGATTGCCGTATATGAAGCAGTACAGGCCGGAGATGACTATCTGGCCAATACTCTGGTCTTGATTATATCTGTGGTCTGTATTCTGATATTACTGCTTACTGGCAAACTTTTATCCGGCAAAGTACCTATGACCAATCTTAAATAA
- the modA gene encoding molybdate ABC transporter substrate-binding protein — MRFDYIRLTTIITAISLSVMSTASLAANITVSAAASLTNAFNDIAKAYQQQYPQDKVLLNFGASGSLLQQMQNGAPVDVFASADQQTMDQAQTKNLVRAQDRINFVNNSLVLIIPKKSSLNVRGLKDLQQPGIKHIALGNPAFTPAGRYAQAAMEQAKVWSTVKPKIVNVNNVRQALDYVANQSAEAGFVFGTDAAIMPDKVSVAATIPTSKPISYPIAKTVASKEPAAASRFINFIQSPKGQKILKRYGFQNAR; from the coding sequence ATGCGCTTTGACTACATTCGTCTGACTACTATCATTACTGCAATCAGCCTGAGTGTAATGAGCACTGCTTCACTTGCCGCCAATATCACAGTTTCAGCGGCTGCCAGTCTGACCAATGCATTTAATGACATTGCCAAAGCATATCAGCAGCAATATCCTCAGGATAAAGTACTGCTTAATTTCGGAGCTTCAGGCTCTCTGCTTCAGCAGATGCAAAACGGTGCGCCAGTAGATGTATTTGCTTCTGCTGATCAGCAAACTATGGATCAGGCTCAGACTAAGAATCTTGTGCGGGCACAGGACAGAATTAATTTTGTAAATAACAGTCTGGTACTGATTATTCCGAAAAAAAGCAGTCTGAATGTACGCGGACTGAAAGATCTGCAGCAACCAGGTATTAAACATATTGCACTGGGCAACCCCGCTTTTACACCGGCCGGACGTTATGCTCAGGCAGCAATGGAGCAGGCAAAAGTATGGAGTACGGTAAAGCCTAAAATTGTGAATGTGAATAATGTCCGTCAGGCTCTGGATTACGTAGCTAATCAGTCAGCAGAAGCCGGTTTCGTATTTGGCACAGATGCGGCCATTATGCCGGATAAAGTTAGTGTAGCTGCAACCATCCCGACCAGTAAGCCAATCAGCTATCCGATTGCTAAGACAGTAGCCAGTAAAGAACCGGCAGCTGCCAGCCGCTTTATTAATTTTATCCAGTCGCCAAAGGGTCAGAAAATTCTTAAGCGTTACGGTTTTCAAAACGCACGCTGA
- the fdnG gene encoding formate dehydrogenase-N subunit alpha has product MNLTRRQFFKVTAAGAGATGLAVMGMAPATAFAEVRQYKLLRATETRNNCTYCSVGCGTLLYSLGDGAKNAKKKIFHIEGDPDHPVSRGSLCPKGASLIDFVNSPNRVLHPQVREAGSTEWKDISWDEALDRIARLIKEERDANIIEKNADGVTVNRLESVGMLCASASSNETGILTQKFMRSLGLVGADSQARVCHGPTVSALAATFGRGAMTNTWTDIQNADFILVMGGNAAEAHPVGFKWVIEAKKQKGTKLIVCDPRFNRTASVADHYLPIRSGTDIAFLGAVINWLIKNDKVQWDYVKNYTNAAFILADDYGFHEGLFSGHADYTTEDGSAAPEAAPKGAKGGAVYNNASWTYELDENGYAKVDPTLENPRCVWQIMKKHYAQYTPEMMHKITGTPIKDFLLVCEALGATSAKNKAGTILYALGWTQHTYGSQNIRTMAMIQLILGNIGMPGGGVNALRGHSNIQGLSDLGLLSTSLPGYLSLPNEKKNPTFDDYLKVQTPAAMRPGQLNYWSNTPKFMVSLLKWFFGDKATKENDWGYDWLPKWDKMYDVLQMTEMMYQGQMHGLLVQGFNAMGSFPDSNRIIEAFSRLKWMVVMDPLNTETATFWENHGDAHDVDSRSIMTTVFRLPVPCFAEENGSIVNSSRWLQWHYAGAEAPEEARADLEILADLHLRIKALYEKEGGKVPEPILNLSWPYKVPHSPTPEEMAQESNGWALTDIKDEKGNIIVPKGGQLDSFAQLRDDGTTACACWIFAGSWTKNGNQMARRDNSNAGLGNTPGWAWAWPANRRILYNRASCDPSGKAWDPDRILIHWDGSKWIGADVADYKADQAPDTNMNPFIMNEEGVGRLFCTKKLVDGPFPTFYEPTESPVGKNLLYPKVLNTPAMRLFDSVKGRIGNKDEFPCVGTTYRLTEHFQFWTKSVKLLMIAQPEQFVEISEELAAQKNIAKGDTVKISTKRGWVEAKAVVTKRLRPLEINGQTIHQIGIPLHGGWVNVGEKKQFLINTLTPFVGDCNTQTPEYKTFLCNIEKA; this is encoded by the coding sequence ATGAACCTGACAAGACGCCAGTTTTTCAAGGTTACCGCAGCAGGTGCCGGCGCGACAGGACTGGCAGTGATGGGCATGGCTCCTGCCACAGCCTTTGCTGAAGTCCGCCAGTACAAGCTGTTGAGGGCTACAGAAACACGTAATAACTGCACATATTGCTCAGTTGGTTGTGGTACGTTGTTGTATAGTCTGGGTGACGGTGCCAAAAACGCCAAAAAGAAAATTTTTCACATAGAAGGTGATCCCGATCATCCGGTCAGTCGCGGCAGCTTATGTCCTAAAGGCGCCTCACTGATTGACTTTGTTAACAGCCCGAACCGTGTATTGCATCCGCAGGTTCGTGAAGCCGGAAGCACAGAGTGGAAAGACATCAGCTGGGATGAGGCACTGGATCGTATTGCCCGCCTGATTAAAGAAGAACGTGATGCCAATATTATTGAAAAAAATGCTGATGGTGTTACGGTTAACCGGCTGGAAAGTGTGGGTATGCTGTGCGCTTCTGCCAGCTCCAATGAAACCGGTATTCTGACTCAGAAATTCATGCGTTCGCTTGGGTTGGTTGGTGCTGATTCACAGGCACGGGTTTGTCATGGCCCAACAGTATCTGCACTGGCTGCTACGTTTGGTCGTGGCGCTATGACCAATACCTGGACTGATATCCAGAACGCCGATTTTATTCTGGTTATGGGTGGTAATGCCGCGGAAGCACATCCGGTAGGTTTTAAATGGGTTATTGAAGCCAAAAAACAAAAAGGCACTAAACTGATTGTTTGCGACCCGCGTTTTAACCGTACTGCCTCTGTAGCCGATCATTATTTGCCGATTCGTTCCGGTACCGACATAGCTTTCCTCGGAGCGGTAATCAACTGGCTGATTAAAAATGATAAAGTGCAATGGGATTATGTTAAAAACTATACCAATGCTGCCTTTATTCTAGCTGATGACTATGGTTTTCATGAAGGTCTGTTTTCCGGACATGCCGATTACACGACTGAAGACGGCAGCGCGGCACCGGAAGCAGCTCCGAAAGGTGCCAAAGGCGGGGCTGTTTATAATAATGCCAGCTGGACATACGAGCTGGATGAAAACGGCTATGCCAAAGTAGACCCGACTTTGGAAAATCCGCGTTGCGTCTGGCAGATAATGAAAAAACATTATGCCCAGTACACACCGGAAATGATGCACAAAATTACCGGTACCCCGATTAAAGATTTTCTGCTGGTGTGTGAAGCTCTGGGGGCAACCTCGGCAAAAAACAAAGCCGGTACAATTCTGTATGCACTGGGCTGGACTCAGCATACTTATGGTTCGCAGAATATCCGTACCATGGCTATGATTCAACTGATTCTGGGCAATATCGGTATGCCCGGTGGGGGTGTGAATGCTTTACGCGGCCATTCCAATATTCAGGGCTTGTCTGATCTTGGTTTGCTGTCTACCAGTCTTCCGGGCTATCTGAGCCTGCCTAACGAAAAGAAAAATCCGACTTTTGATGATTATCTGAAAGTTCAGACACCTGCGGCCATGCGTCCGGGACAGCTTAATTACTGGAGCAATACGCCCAAATTTATGGTAAGCCTGCTCAAATGGTTCTTTGGTGATAAGGCTACCAAAGAAAATGACTGGGGCTATGACTGGCTGCCGAAGTGGGACAAAATGTATGATGTGCTGCAAATGACCGAAATGATGTATCAGGGTCAGATGCACGGTTTGCTGGTACAGGGTTTCAATGCCATGGGTTCCTTTCCGGATTCCAACCGTATCATTGAAGCATTTTCCCGCCTCAAGTGGATGGTAGTAATGGATCCGCTTAATACCGAAACGGCTACCTTCTGGGAAAATCATGGTGATGCGCATGACGTAGATTCACGCTCTATCATGACGACAGTGTTCCGTCTGCCTGTACCTTGTTTTGCAGAAGAAAATGGTTCGATTGTCAATTCTTCACGCTGGCTGCAATGGCATTATGCCGGAGCCGAAGCTCCGGAAGAAGCCAGAGCCGATCTTGAGATTCTGGCTGATTTGCATTTACGTATTAAAGCTCTGTATGAAAAAGAGGGCGGTAAAGTACCTGAGCCGATTTTGAATCTGAGCTGGCCGTATAAAGTGCCGCATTCACCTACACCAGAAGAAATGGCACAGGAATCCAACGGCTGGGCACTGACGGATATTAAAGACGAGAAGGGTAATATTATCGTGCCTAAAGGCGGGCAGCTGGATAGCTTTGCTCAGTTACGCGATGACGGAACAACAGCCTGTGCCTGCTGGATTTTTGCCGGTTCCTGGACTAAAAACGGCAACCAGATGGCACGGCGTGATAACAGCAATGCCGGACTGGGTAATACCCCGGGCTGGGCGTGGGCGTGGCCGGCAAACCGCCGTATTCTGTATAACCGCGCTTCCTGCGATCCGTCCGGCAAAGCCTGGGATCCTGACAGAATATTAATTCACTGGGACGGCAGCAAATGGATTGGTGCGGATGTGGCTGACTACAAGGCAGATCAGGCACCTGACACCAATATGAATCCGTTTATTATGAATGAAGAGGGTGTTGGTCGTCTGTTCTGTACCAAAAAACTGGTAGATGGTCCGTTTCCGACATTCTATGAGCCTACTGAATCACCGGTTGGCAAAAACCTGCTTTATCCTAAAGTGCTGAATACACCCGCAATGCGTTTGTTTGACAGCGTTAAAGGTCGTATCGGTAATAAAGATGAGTTTCCTTGTGTCGGCACTACATATCGTCTGACAGAGCATTTTCAGTTCTGGACGAAATCCGTGAAATTGCTGATGATTGCTCAGCCCGAACAGTTTGTTGAAATCAGCGAAGAGCTGGCAGCACAAAAAAATATTGCTAAAGGCGATACGGTTAAAATCAGTACTAAGCGCGGCTGGGTAGAGGCTAAAGCCGTGGTAACCAAACGCCTGCGTCCGTTGGAAATTAACGGGCAGACCATCCATCAGATAGGTATTCCCCTGCATGGTGGCTGGGTGAATGTTGGTGAGAAAAAACAGTTTCTCATTAACACACTCACACCATTTGTTGGTGACTGCAATACACAGACACCAGAATACAAAACCTTTTTATGCAATATCGAAAAAGCGTGA
- the fdxH gene encoding formate dehydrogenase subunit beta, producing MALQSLDIKRRSATNQLTPLPQARKPIEIAKLIDVSTCIGCKACQAACSEWNDIRDEVGTNHGVYDNPIDLSADSWTVMRFSETEQYGKLEWLIRKDGCMHCSDPGCLKACPSPGAIIQYENGIVDFHQENCIGCGYCISGCPFNIPRISKKDNRAYKCTLCSDRVAVGQEPACVKTCPTGAIHFGSKEDMKSLAGERIKDLKQRGFEQAGLYDPQGVGGTHVMYVLHHADKPSLYHGLPDNPRISTTVKLWKSMLKPIAAFGIATAAFAGWLHYITIGPNRPDDDKEQVLNREGEILKDKGDA from the coding sequence ATGGCTTTACAATCTTTGGATATAAAACGTCGTTCGGCTACTAATCAGCTCACGCCGCTACCACAGGCAAGAAAACCAATTGAAATTGCCAAACTGATTGATGTTTCTACCTGTATAGGCTGCAAAGCCTGTCAGGCTGCGTGTTCGGAATGGAATGACATTCGTGATGAAGTTGGTACCAATCATGGTGTATACGATAACCCAATTGACCTGAGTGCGGATAGCTGGACAGTAATGCGGTTTTCTGAAACTGAGCAATACGGCAAGCTGGAGTGGTTGATTCGTAAAGACGGCTGTATGCACTGTTCTGACCCAGGCTGTCTGAAAGCCTGTCCGTCACCGGGTGCAATCATTCAGTATGAAAATGGTATCGTCGATTTCCATCAGGAAAACTGTATTGGTTGCGGTTACTGTATTTCCGGCTGCCCGTTTAATATTCCGCGTATTTCGAAAAAAGATAACCGCGCTTACAAGTGTACCCTTTGTTCCGATCGTGTTGCCGTCGGGCAGGAACCGGCCTGTGTGAAAACTTGTCCTACCGGCGCTATTCATTTCGGCAGCAAAGAAGACATGAAGTCTTTGGCCGGGGAGCGTATAAAAGACTTAAAACAGCGCGGTTTTGAGCAGGCAGGGCTCTACGATCCACAGGGTGTGGGCGGTACCCATGTTATGTATGTACTGCATCATGCGGATAAACCCAGCCTGTACCATGGTCTGCCGGACAATCCGCGTATCAGTACCACCGTTAAATTATGGAAGAGTATGCTCAAACCGATAGCAGCATTCGGTATTGCTACCGCTGCTTTTGCCGGCTGGCTGCACTACATTACCATTGGTCCGAATCGCCCTGACGATGATAAAGAACAGGTTCTGAATCGTGAAGGCGAAATCCTCAAAGATAAAGGGGACGCATAA